The sequence AGGATCGCTGATTGATGGCCGATCGCTTCTCAGGAGGAGGCAGAGTAGgctcagcagcggcagcaggcgCGGGCGCAGAATCGCCGGGcgcctgcagctgctctgATTCTCCAGACGCCATGATTGCCGTCCTgggaagatgagagagagcggcCGGTCCTGGGTCGCCTGTTGCGCGGAGTCAATGACCTTGGTGTTCTAGTACATGTGGTAATGGATATGCTCTATCTAGACCCTGATGGGCCTGAAGCGAAGTGGCATTATGGCATTGCCTATCCAGGAACGGGCAGCTCAGCGCGCAGTCACGTGGATTGCTGGTGTTACAGTGCACCACCTGGAACTGCTCCATGCTGCCATTCAGTAAACTACACAAAACACCGTTGCATCGATGAATCTCTGGATACGCGGGTAACGTGTTTGTTTATTTCATTTCTTGCTTCGTCTTTCTCCATATTGAGCGACCATCATTACTCCCTGCCCTGAGTCTATGGCTAACATCATATCACAGAATACGAGCCAGGCTACGgaattactgctactgctgctaataAAAGCCACAACTGAGTTCAAGATTCAAGCCACAGGCAGCTTGGCGCTGTTTGGTCTAGAATATAAACCAGAATAGTACATCGAAATCAACCAAAACGCCAATCTTGATCCAAATTCATTCCGCATATCATCATTAACGCAAACGCTGGCCAGGCTCCATGTGCTGCTTAGCCATTTGCCACCTACAACGTCCCCATAAACGCAGGCAGCGCCAGCCCAAGGCCTACAGCTATCCACTTCATACGAATGTAGCCCATCTATCAGCAATTTCATGTTAGCATACCACTTTATTATTACGCATGGAAGTACTGAGATCTGCCATGACTTACCTCTCCAACATTaggagctgctgcgctgctcgtggtggctgctgccgctgaacTGCGAGTTGCAGTTGATGACTgcttgctggagctggttgGATTGGCAGCCGCTGAGCCTGTCCCGGTTGGAGTCGGCGAGTCACCTCCCGCCGTTGTTCCTGGAGAGGCATCACCAGTACCAGTGAAGCTTGCTGAGTCCGTTGGAAGAGGAGCGGTCGCTGCAGAACCAGTGGCGGCGGCACCATCTGCAAACTTGGTGCATAGACCAATCACCCCAGAGTTCTTCTCCAGCGCGCTCCAGATGGTCGGATGAGCGCTTTGTCCTGTGCTCACACAGGTTGCTACTGCGTTATCCCACGTGTCTGGATCGTAGTTGTTATTACTATCATAACAAAGACAGCTAGCCTGCTCCTTGTAGGATGAGCCATCAAAGTTGGAGACGGCTTTCTCGCAGTTAGCGACATATCGCTGAACGGAAAGACAGGCATCGTGAAAGACGCCATATCCATTTTGTTGCTGAAAGTCGGCCATGCATTGCGCAACATCGCCAACCGTGCTTTGCGAGCAGCACTCTGCTGGCACGCCTGTGAAGTCTACTGTGCAGGAGCCAAAGCCGTATGGCTCTCCTTGGCAGAAATTCTCAACACATGCTGCGAGATGAGCGAGTTAGCGGCGAGGTCCCGGTACGGGGTGTGTCCACTGTGAAATTACTGACTGGGTGCGAGCTGGGCATTCGAGAAATCGCATTTCTCTATTACAAACTGGCAAGTTGTAAACTTGTTCTGAGCCGCCATTGTGACTGGACCGATGCTATGATTCGACGCTTTTGACAATGGCACCAATTCATAAAAAGGGACACTCCAGCGCCAAGAGTCTGGCTTTTAAACATTTACTACTCTCCTACATTGTTGGGCATTGGACGCCTCTATCTCCAGCCTAATTTTCAGCTGTGACGATAGCGCGTAAATAATGTGGCGGTATTGGCTGGCGCGACAGACTATTGAGACAGCTAACCCAATACTAGCGACGATCGTTCAGGCACAGCAACTTCGCCTTGCCTAATTTGTATTTGGCTTCTCAGTTCACCGAACAACTCAGACGATTTATGGCATGGCTCCTATGCACGGGAGAGACCAGGTGTGGCGAAGTTGAAACGAAGACAGTAGAGCTTGCTTTGGATATCAAGAGCGCAGCCACGTCTAGCTGGCTGTTAGTCGTTTACTCCATAGAAGCTATGATCTTAGCTTCGGTGAGTTGATGTTCTAGGCTCAGCAGATCAAGATCCCTCTCTGGGGCAGACTCAAGGATCGAATCATGTCGACTCTGGGCCGTGGCGGAGTCTCTGAAGCGGTCACCTTTTCCCGGATCTATCGGCATTAAGCTGCAATTCGTGGCGATGTATGAGTTGATGGGCGGATGACTATTTACAAACCCTATTCGTAAATAGTACTAACAGCGTCGCATGAATACACGTACTATTTGATGaagtaagaaagaaagaaagaaagaaacaatgTAAGCATAGACGCTACCCCACTATGCATGTATGCTTTTCACGAAGCTTCAATGTTGTTTCAAGTTCCTATGCCAACACACATTCTTCAAAATGCTGAAACGATTGGGACGAGATATCGGATATCTTGTCAGAGTAATAATTACCTCAGTGATATTCTAGCGATGCGTGGATTTGGAATCCCCCACCACGTGTTTGGATTTTACAGTAGTGTATCACATGCACTGGCTAACCACTCACCACCTACACTTAATGAATACATGCGTATAGTCGAAAATAAGATCATACAGGCGATCATACAGATCCATTCAACCGAGCAGCCTTGTCCATTCATATTAGCAGAATAGAATATGACCACATACACTCACGCTCCCCTTGTGCTATCGAGATCCATCAGGCTAATCCATCTCGAAGCTGCAACGCAGCTATCAGATCCATTACGATGCAGACTAACTGAAGTTTCTCTTGCCGCAAACCCAGCATACAAGGCGCTATCGTACTCCTGGGATGCACAAACTCCATCACATCCCATTGAATGCGATGGCGCCATGCTACGCATTACACACAATTGCAAGGCTGCGTTGCGCCGGCTCAGAAGCCTAGGCGATCTCACTTTGTGGATCGATGGAATCTGTATCGATCAAACGTCCACAGCCGAACGCAGCGCTCAGGTCGCACTCATGAGAGACATTTACAAGCAGGCCGCTGAGGTAGTCGTTTGGCTGGgtgaggaagacgaggcgAGCAAGATGGCCATTCGATATCTGGAAGATATTGCGCTTATGAGTGTGGACAAGGAGCGGATGGAACGATGTCTTCCTCTTTTGGTAGGCTTGCAAGTGAAGAAAGACTCGGATGACCCGATTGGGCCTCTGTTTAAGCGATCTTGGTTTTCTCGCATGTGGACGATTCAAGAAGTGGCGTTGCCATTGCAACACCAAGTCCAAGTCCTGTGTGGGAGTATTTCACTGCCTTGGATGTATTTGACTATTGCACTAGATATGTTGAGAGCATCGGACTACCGGTGGGGGGAATGGCACTCTGCCATGCGATTACAGGCTTACCTGAGTGGTCTCCTgacggagaagagagaagggagtGCAGCTAAGCCGACGCTCTTGGGGATTTTGCTTTACGGCACGGAAAAGAAATGTACAGATCCAAAGGACCGGATCTTTGCACTATTCGGGATATTCCAAGAGCTGAACATCACAGTCCCAAACCCAGACTACACGGTACCTTTGAGCCGCATCTACGCAACTGCCACTGTGGCATGTTTCACAAACGACTCTTGCATGAAATTCTTCTATCACGTCCCCTCGGATGGCCGGCGAGCTGGATTACCTTCATGGGCTGTAGACTGGGGAGACCCTGCCTGGGCGAGCAACGACGCCCGTGCGACGGTTACAAAGAAGCCGTTCAGGGCTAGCGGGCTGTCCGCTTCGAGATTGGCCTTTTCAGAAGCGACGCTTCGTATTGAGGTGCAAGGATCCGTTGTTGATTCGGTGCGGCAGGTTGGACAAGCGCTGTCGATGAAAGGCCGACAAAGCTCGGCCATTGACGAGAGGCTTGTTTGGGACGGCCTTGCCATGCAAGC comes from Trichoderma asperellum chromosome 3, complete sequence and encodes:
- a CDS encoding uncharacterized protein (EggNog:ENOG41); translation: MAAQNKFTTCQFVIEKCDFSNAQLAPTCVENFCQGEPYGFGSCTVDFTGVPAECCSQSTVGDVAQCMADFQQQNGYGVFHDACLSVQRYVANCEKAVSNFDGSSYKEQASCLCYDSNNNYDPDTWDNAVATCVSTGQSAHPTIWSALEKNSGVIGLCTKFADGAAATGSAATAPLPTDSASFTGTGDASPGTTAGGDSPTPTGTGSAAANPTSSSKQSSTATRSSAAAATTSSAAAPNVGEMGYIRMKWIAVGLGLALPAFMGTL
- a CDS encoding uncharacterized protein (EggNog:ENOG41), with the translated sequence MTTYTHAPLVLSRSIRLIHLEAATQLSDPLRCRLTEVSLAANPAYKALSYSWDAQTPSHPIECDGAMLRITHNCKAALRRLRSLGDLTLWIDGICIDQTSTAERSAQVALMRDIYKQAAEVVVWLGEEDEASKMAIRYLEDIALMSVDKERMERCLPLLVGLQVKKDSDDPIGPLFKRSWFSRMWTIQEVALPLQHQVQVLCGSISLPWMYLTIALDMLRASDYRWGEWHSAMRLQAYLSGLLTEKREGSAAKPTLLGILLYGTEKKCTDPKDRIFALFGIFQELNITVPNPDYTVPLSRIYATATVACFTNDSCMKFFYHVPSDGRRAGLPSWAVDWGDPAWASNDARATVTKKPFRASGLSASRLAFSEATLRIEVQGSVVDSVRQVGQALSMKGRQSSAIDERLVWDGLAMQANGRWNLEDTALDVHAAVGVFASWIDLAASARIQQNGDGGKDDDDDDDESRWQDLRDTLLEYHGSEENDEEYVELRSSFWPWYQAIKTSSLEASKSKPAPPKQSAALQSFLALTKDAGSRFQLKVMANCRNKQLITTESKAIGLLADIAEAGDVIALISGLHMPVVLRPTAQGRFRYVCHAYIHGMMNGERWEKNGLVARGLWLE